The Pecten maximus chromosome 10, xPecMax1.1, whole genome shotgun sequence region AAAGACATGTTGAAATTAGAATCTTAAAAGTTCATGTActcatttttaattatgaaaggattttttttaatgatataaaatatactcTCTACAATCCGaaactctctacaaaccggcAAAATCATATAGTCTCCATGACGTCCGGTTTAGAAAATGTCCACTGTAAATCCAGGGTGCTTCGATTACAGAAGATACTGGAATTCAGgctatacataaatatataaacttatcCCAGTGCCATAGAGTtgtgtttaaatgttgatatcGATATACTATTATATTAATAGACTAAGCGAACGTGGTTGGCTATTTTACCATTCCAGTTCATGTTTTATGTTGCgatttttatatttacaattatattttatatcaattgttATTGTTACTCGTGGATTTGGTTTGCCATATCTATGTGTAAGcgccatgatataaacaatgtatgaAAAGAGAGTCCGGAAGTGTGGCCAAAACAGGGGATAGAAAGGAGTAACATAAGCGTGACATCGAGGAAGCTGACAAAGTCGGTTGCTTGAGTTCTAAAATGTTTGAAACTCCAAATACAGGCAGACATTGAAACAGCTAGACATTAGGTAGTGCAGGGGAGAAGATCAGTACTCCGAGGAGTCAACGTCAAAGTTATCGTATAGTTAGATGACAACCGGATGACATCTGTGTTTTTAGAGCAATTTGAAAAGTTCACCATCGCacaaaataaagaataaagACATATAGGCTGTAAGTCGGAGTCCTCTGTGAACATGTCACCAAGACAGATTAATGATGGCGATGAGCTGCAGAAGGCACCCCTAAAAAGATATGAGCTATATATGGAAGCTCGTGGAGGAAGCATCGCAACGTCTTGCAAGGTCGTCGGTTATTCcttatataaagtatatcagTCCTCATCTTGTCATAACCGCAGCAGCAACAAAAGACGATTGATAAGACAGGAGACGACATGACTTGTTCATTTTGTGAAGGGGAATGCCTTCCATCCTGATAGCATGTGGTTGGAGGCGGGTGTTGGATCAATAGCACACAGGATAAGTTAGAAGAAGACCGGCAGTACTGCAGAAGAAGAAAATGGAGGTTATAGGGGAGTGTTTTATAGGTGGGACAAGCAGTAAGAATGATTCAATTACAGAGATAAAAGGATGTATAAGAATGAAAGACAGTTGGATACCTGTTCAGCTTGGATAATTGGAATATCACCCGGTGCATATTTGAGGGACATAGGATGTAGGTGTTAGAGAAGCGCTTTTAATTCCTGATGTGTGATCACCGACAGGAAAATCTCATGCATATATGGATTGATGTAGAAACTTTGGAAGAAGGAATCACTATCATGGAGGGTGAAAAAGGTGATAACCAGAGATTCACGACACCTGAAAGTGTCAGCTTTTAACTACATATgtgattaacaaaaaaaatgaagttaCAAATGCCGCTTAGCGTTTAGCTATAGATGTTATAGTGTTTAATCCTTCCGTTTTTGTCATATTGATAGAGAAGTTTGATAGATATCTTTTCACTTGTCTTATTTTACGTTATATTTTCTTCGTTTTACCGACCATTTCTTTGTCTTAACGACCTCTTGTTAGGTAAGTGGGTCGTAAATAAGATACttacaaaaagaaaaaggaaaaaaaaatttaacaaaaatgcGGCTACACAAAAATCATAAGGACGAACGGAGGTTACACTGTTGTTTTTTATCCACAACGACGTGTGTTGAGGACATCCTTTTGTATTTTTGACCAAAGCTACAGATTCCCCAAAATCTTGTTTTTataagaaaattttaaaaacaagatTTCTTGTGACCAACAGTTCACAATTACACGTTTTCCGATAAAATTTACGGATTTTAAGCAGATAGATAACATGCGTATtacaaggggccgcggtggccgagtggttaaggtgtcccgacactttatcactagccctccatctctgggttgcgagttcgaaacctacgtggggcagttgcctggtactaaccgtaggccggtggtttttctccgggtgctccagctttcctccacctcacaaacctggcacgtccttaaatgaccctggctgttaataggacgttaaacaaaaacaaacaaacaaacaaacaagcgtATTACAATCAAACTACAGATTGCTGGATTACAAGCTTTTAAGAAAGACCTCAATGTGTTCCATTTACAGGAATGTCACTTTGAAATTCCTGTACCTTATTAGAATACAGAAGTGTAAATGATGGTTTCAACCAAAATTGGTCGGAAATACACTTTGAGAACGTAATCATAACTTATATGAATGACCCCTTGCGACAGAGGTAGGAAACCAAAGATGGTGAAAAGGCTGAAAGTTTGCTAATTTTGTGTAATTTATTCATTGATTACAATCAAATTTGTTCTAAACCTTCATTGCAGAAGgacattaatattttttttataaatgaggcTGATTCAACCGCTGGGAACAGGGGAATGGAGCCCCAAAATCAATCCACATGATAATAAGAATATGCTTTTTTATTAAAGTGAATTATGTCGGAGACTCAAATGCGAGTAGCGGTTATTGGAGCAGGAGTTGCTGGACTTTGTGCTCTCAGACATCTGCTCAATTCAAAGAAGGACTATATCCCGACATGCTTTGAAAGAGGAAGTGACGTTGGTGGACTTTGGTTGTATGACAGGAACACACATATCGATGACAACGGAATGCCTGTCTTCACAAGTATCTACCGGGATTTAATGTAATTatgcaaaaaataaaagtaatgtcaagaataaatattttaacattaaaactTCGCTCAATATCGACACGACATTGGGTGATTTTGACTGTATCTGACAAAGACACAATAGGTTTACCAGTGTTCCATATATATTTAACTAAAACATCAAACTAACTGCGACTTAAGCAGGCTATGGTGTCTTACTTAGATCCTCATGCGTAATTTGGCTTCTAAAATTAAAACGATTTCCAAATTAATTTGATgttcaaataatattttatccTGATCGATTGttaatcaaacattttattttcagtacCAATTTACCAAAACAATTGATGGCATTTCCTGATTTCCCGCATAAACCTGGACCATCATATCTTTCGAGGCCCGAAGTCTGCGACTATTTGCAAAGATATGCCGATTTATACGACCTCAGAAAGAACATCAAGGTACAATTTAAATCATACGGATCAGCCTCCTTGCGTTGCATGTAATGATGCATTTCATGTTCAACACATCTTGTTgaattatattaatatacaacCTGATAGGGCATATATGACAGTAGAAACAAGAAAACCACTATTCGAAAtagctaaaacatatataatttaaaaattttaaattctaaaAGTTGTCGGTCTGTGCAGACCATACGAACAACCAAAAACCTGTTTGATCGTTTTATCTATAATCGTCCATCAACCAATTCATTTCAcagaatatgtttaaaatgtttcgTTTCATTCCCATATTTACTCAGCAATATCTTTTCCGAATGGCCTTTTCAGTCTTGGTGGGTAATAGCaggtaatattatatatgtcatGTTTACCTGAGTTGAAGAATTGTTATAATTTAAAACGTTATATTGATTCAAAAAGCAGTGATCAATAATCCATTTACAAAcgaattttgtttgttttttgtttttgttttattttcataatgcGAATCGACAATGTgttaaatgtttcatttctcTATTGTGCATAGATGAACTCGTTTGTTCAGGATGTTCGCCCAAATAGCAAAGACTGTCATACCAAATGGACAGTGAGCTATTTCGATGTGAGGAACAAAGAAAACGTCCACACTGAAGTATTTGATGCTGTGGTCGTATGTAATGGGTGGGTAGTTGACTTATATTCAATTAACTTGAAAGATGAACATAATCCCATACAGGCTCATGGCAGATACTAGTAATTACCGACCTATCAATCTCTCTTGGGCTATCAAAGTAATTTGTCGTCTATAAGCATTAAAATTTCTAAGAATTTGCCATCAAATCTGAAttattggtacattgtattgtgaAACTATTTTTATTACTTTAGTAGGTTACATTTTTCATAACCGAAACGCCAATTACGCTGGAAAAATGAGAAATATTTCAACACTTATTACTTAAAATTATAATGTTTAAGCACATAAGTCCGTGAGAATGCGACAAAACAAGTGTTTCGAGCATGACAAATGGCTGAACATGGATATGAGCAAgtacataaaataattttaacgTAATTGCTGAAGCGTTTTCAAGGAAAGGTTgacatttgataaaatattcaaattagtTTGACGAACATTTGCATGATGTCATTTGCATGGGACTGCAACTGAATTGCAATGCGCAAAACATTTATAACGACCAATTTGTTAAGATACCGTTAAATGTAATATCTACAAAATCAGTTCATGAAAGGATTGCATCTTgtagaacttgaaatcaaggGACACTGCAAACCCTTCAATATCAGTTGACTACCCCGATATAAACGTAGCTGACAGAAAAGGCTGTCCTGTGGTTAAATAGTCACCAATGTAgttatcatatatcatatatgttgAATGTGGCTTCACTCTGATCTTGACTTATATAGCGGATGTCGTTGAAGAACAAAAGACGCAAACCCACCCGGAACACTTGGTCTAGTTCTCATTGTATCTTTTTTAAATGGTTTCCATGCAAATATAGATGTTTGTTAATATCTTGCCCTTTCATCTTTGAGAATGAAAATATGACTATAACAAACAGACTTGAAACGTATAATATCCGCATGATGGtattatttaaatacattaaaatgtgaAGAAGTCTACTATGATCGGGCAAACGGCGGCCATATCTAATGAAATACATGGAAATGccatccagtcacattatattgacaacggttcaaaatataaaatatttgttgatcTATTTACTATGCATATGAATGGAACACACAGTAAATGCATTTATATCTATTACAAGTCATCACGAGAAGATGAATACTCCAGATATCGAAGGCATTGAGGAATTCCAAGGTGAAGTATTCCATAGTCACCATTACAGGACTCCGGAGAACTATAAGGACAAAAATGTTGTTGTCCTAGGGGCGTCATTTTCTGGACAGGATATAGCTGTCGGGATGTCCGATTATGCAAAACAGGTATCAATATTTGGTAAAAATCATGGATGTTCTCTTTCACAAATGTAGTCAAATTAATACaatcaatttgtttttgtaatacattgtatactaaGAAGAGTATATACTACAGATACTGCTcttaaaacaaacattattaAGGATTTGTTTTAGATTAATATGATGATAAAGTATTCATAATGAAGATGGATGATATATCGACTTATTTTGTCATCAGAAATTTGTCTCCTTTGCTCCCAAaagtataaatgtatatcatatatgtttCTTCAAAGGTTTATATTTTGTGGTAAATTCTCGTAATAGTACCATGTTCAATCGTTTTATTCAGGTTTTCCTAAGCCATCTAAAGGACACACTCAAAACTGCATTACCAGCAAATGTCGTTCAAAAAACCGGTATCAAAAGGATGAAGAAAAACAGAGTTGTGTTTCTCGATGACACGGAGGAAGAAGTCGACGTTCTTGTGTTCTGCACTGGTTTTCTTACCCAATTCCCATTTTTATCCGAGGACATCACCCAGGTAAATTCTGAACGTGTCACCCCGCTGTACACGCACATCGTTCACATCAAATTCACCACTTTGCTCTTTGTCGGTATTCCTCGACTCCTATCCTTCTTTCCACAATGTTTCGAGATAGCGAAAGTGGTAGTTGCCATTTTGGACGGTACCGTCGCGTTACCTTCAGAAGATCAGATGAGAGAAGATGCTGAAAATGATTTCGCTGACAGAAAACGAGAGGGACTTGATGACACCCAAACTCATTTTATGGGAGATGGGGATCGCCAATGGCGCTTCAACAAAGATGTAGCTAAAATGGCTGGACTTGATCCACTCCCTACTTCCTTTCAACGTCTCTGGGACTATGTTACGATTCAAAGAGATACAAAGTTCCTCACTTTCCgtaaacaaaattttgaaattactGACACCGAAACATTTGTAGAAATAAACTGATATGGCCATCGACTACAGGGAATGTTATGAGTTTACCTCTAACTCCATATAAATAGGAATGTGTTATGTTCCCAAATACTATTATATAACCTAAAGCATAGACAGATACATATtagatataattgtattaatgttGCGTAAGCTTGAAgtcattgtaaatatttatttattgttggAGTACTTTTGCACCAATGTTGCTGTTGTCCtcaattatataaaaacattaaatacaaaacaaatgtttttttttatctttatatccCTGTTCTCAATGCACTGAGTTGTATACACAGGTTAAGCGTATACGTCGTCAGTACGCCCGGTTGTACATAACAAAACGTAGCCCCACTGACTTGTTATGAAGACAGCACCGAACTGTCAgcttttcattttttaaagaatattcTTTTGATCCCGAGTCGGTTTGAAACGGCTTTCTTCTAGACTCTCATGGCACGAAAATAACATACACCAATACTATGAAACtagattttcatttcaacatattttattgagaatcaaatggattgaacattaggctaagcctatattaaagttctctccataatttattacatttatttcaaataattagtatcTGGTTATCAGTCAAGAATggaaattacagtatatacatgtatatagaaagagaatttgtgaataatatataatgataatcttatGTATTTTCTAGATTTATCTTGGATTATGTGCCAATGGCGGGGTTAACCCTATGGTGTTTAGAGACTGGGACCCTAATAAACCGCCTGATACTAAAAAGTCCTGACAAAATTCACTGATGCCATATCATTCAAAAACAAATCATACGTCGCCCATTTTAGTTTGGGTCACATATTCGCtacacatttataacatttaaacGGAGACGACAAACTGGTCTGTGTGGCATGCGATGAAGTTTGTACTCTTAAGCACTAGGCTAGTCGTGTtcattactacaatgttaacaacACGAAGTGCCCGTATCAGCACGTGCATATTGCCATCCTACCGACGCGTCTGAAAGACTgcaatttgtataaaaaaatatcGATAGCCGTTTGTTTCaactttttataatttttattgtTGAACACTTTACATTTTTGTGCGTTGTCATTTTACTTCTTTCTATACCCTATATGACGCGAGATAATGATATTCTAATCAAGCAAGCCATTTATCTTTATGCCAGGTACATGTACTGATTGGCAAATTCGATACTGAACAAAGTACTTTGAATATAACACTTTAATGGAATGTTTTGTATACAATCATTGAAAAAGTCACAGTAGAGACCCTCATGTCCTCTTGTTTTTTCTTATGTTTCTTTGTTATCCCTTGTCTTGGGGACATTGGACTATAatcctgtgaggaaggcttttggttctgtcccctggtcgagataTACCAGGGTCATTAAAAATGgcagttgctactcctgcttagcgctcagcattttaggATTGGGACGATTGGTTCGTCCgttgccagtataatgtgaccggattgGGTGTCCTGTCggttgtcttcggcagtatcGGCAAAAACTGCGGCCTGTCACAAGGAGCCTAAACACGTACATActgcagcttcccaaaacatacatacgcactcactaCACGTATACATATCGCAAACATGgaaggccgtctttaaatgacctgatctgttaataggatgttaaacaaataaaaccaaacaagTCTATAATTATCGTTTCCGTATACatattcaaaaattcattatctataaaacataGGCCTAAcgggtaaaatatataaaaaatgaatgttgtaccttttttttccttttaactCCATCGCGCACTGATTAGGGTGattaggccgaccgcgacctacatagtCAGCAATATGTCGTCGAGTAAAGCATGGAATTTTTAACTAGCGTAAAGCGAAGGTCTATacggacgaaataaaacacctagatgggtgttctggggtaaataaatatctcatgtatccatatatgtaaggtcgGTGTTATGtcacccgattttattgtatttgcaccaaattcttagcgacaccaaatgGTGTCGGAcaattccacgttttcatatagaaGTGCGCTCTGACCCTAcgccagacatggtgacagggtcagagaaaactc contains the following coding sequences:
- the LOC117335896 gene encoding flavin-containing monooxygenase FMO GS-OX-like 2 produces the protein MSETQMRVAVIGAGVAGLCALRHLLNSKKDYIPTCFERGSDVGGLWLYDRNTHIDDNGMPVFTSIYRDLIHHEKMNTPDIEGIEEFQGEVFHSHHYRTPENYKDKNVVVLGASFSGQDIAVGMSDYAKQVFLSHLKDTLKTALPANVVQKTGIKRMKKNRVVFLDDTEEEVDVLVFCTGFLTQFPFLSEDITQVNSERVTPLYTHIVHIKFTTLLFVGIPRLLSFFPQCFEIAKVVVAILDGTVALPSEDQMREDAENDFADRKREGLDDTQTHFMGDGDRQWRFNKDVAKMAGLDPLPTSFQRLWDYVTIQRDTKFLTFRKQNFEITDTETFVEIN